A single region of the Shinella sp. PSBB067 genome encodes:
- a CDS encoding helix-turn-helix domain-containing protein has translation MLMVILEGRQHFVIDGVRFRLDAGIGAAATPLVFMLNVAQPSRLRFINEAGAVLSKVMISAPLPWLQRLMETEDGMPVLRNFFAEHLAHFSFEPGQHILQTAEKIMHPPPMPTGELSSIYLKSQGLDIMWQSCLQLVADNAGGWQQPSMMSLRQCERVRDFIVANLGEELSVDLIASQAGTSPSTIQRHFKEHFGQTIFDFIRQKRLEAARDALATDGIPVSKAAHLAGYTSVSSFTTAFRRTYGVTPKQMRA, from the coding sequence CTGGATGCGGGCATCGGGGCGGCGGCAACGCCGCTGGTCTTCATGCTGAACGTCGCCCAGCCGAGCCGGCTGCGCTTCATCAACGAGGCGGGCGCCGTCCTCAGCAAGGTGATGATCTCCGCGCCGCTGCCCTGGCTGCAGCGGCTGATGGAGACCGAAGACGGCATGCCGGTGCTGCGCAACTTCTTCGCCGAGCACCTGGCGCATTTTTCGTTCGAGCCGGGCCAGCACATCCTCCAGACCGCCGAGAAGATCATGCATCCGCCGCCGATGCCGACGGGGGAGCTCAGCTCGATCTATCTCAAGTCGCAGGGGCTCGACATCATGTGGCAGTCCTGCCTGCAGCTCGTGGCCGACAATGCCGGCGGCTGGCAGCAGCCGAGCATGATGAGCCTGCGCCAGTGCGAGCGGGTGCGCGATTTCATCGTCGCCAATCTCGGCGAAGAGCTTTCGGTGGACCTCATCGCCTCGCAGGCGGGCACCAGCCCCTCGACGATCCAGCGGCACTTCAAGGAGCATTTCGGCCAGACGATCTTCGACTTCATCCGCCAGAAGCGGCTGGAGGCGGCGCGCGACGCGCTGGCGACGGACGGCATCCCCGTTTCCAAGGCGGCCCACCTTGCCGGCTATACCAGCGTGTCGAGCTTCACGACGGCCTTCCGGCGGACCTACGGGGTGACGCCGAAGCAGATGCGGGCCTAG